A part of Candidatus Palauibacter australiensis genomic DNA contains:
- a CDS encoding amidohydrolase family protein, which produces MTPRTRRRRRAAGRPVAPRHRRTAVLSATLCFAVVTCAPPPATDAGPLARIAVTNAIIIDGMGGEPVADGVVVVEGGRIVAAGPAAEVAVPADAAIVDAAGGAVMPGLADMHVHMVGGWDGYSTDMLGYRRYLNALLHAGVTTVLDVGNVLPFIQQIRAEVEADRIPGPRIYMVGPLVDGPMPIWPPITYSTFGPLAMERHTGQLADAGVDALKGYVGLDPAMVDALVQAGAEFGLPVLVDLGSRGDYAAAVESGVAALAHAPSIALSDDEIAAMVERGTATITTLAVLESFARRRLRDLVFLDHPLVTATTPPWFLEALREYATSPQSEEDVQRAAAVEERLMVAMANVKRLHDSGVQIVAGTDAPYPGVFQGEGIHREMELLVEAGLTPVKAIAAASHDAARLMGAEDEWGAIAPGMAADLVVVRGNPAANIGATRDIAAVIQAGVLLDLASLTFDALDDPGFRTVGSVAAN; this is translated from the coding sequence ATGACCCCGCGCACACGCCGCAGACGGCGCGCCGCCGGGCGCCCCGTCGCCCCCCGTCACCGCCGAACCGCGGTGCTCTCCGCCACCCTCTGCTTCGCCGTCGTCACGTGCGCGCCACCGCCCGCAACGGACGCGGGGCCGCTCGCCCGTATCGCGGTGACGAACGCGATCATCATCGACGGGATGGGAGGAGAGCCGGTCGCGGACGGCGTCGTGGTCGTCGAGGGCGGCCGCATCGTCGCCGCGGGCCCCGCCGCGGAGGTCGCCGTGCCCGCCGACGCCGCCATCGTCGACGCGGCGGGCGGCGCGGTCATGCCCGGGCTCGCCGACATGCACGTCCACATGGTGGGCGGCTGGGACGGATACAGCACCGACATGCTCGGCTATCGCCGCTACCTGAACGCGCTGCTGCACGCGGGCGTGACCACGGTCCTCGACGTGGGGAACGTCCTCCCCTTCATCCAGCAGATCCGGGCCGAGGTCGAGGCGGACCGGATCCCGGGTCCCCGCATCTACATGGTCGGGCCGCTGGTGGACGGTCCCATGCCGATCTGGCCGCCGATCACCTATTCCACCTTCGGGCCGCTGGCGATGGAACGGCATACCGGGCAACTGGCCGACGCCGGGGTGGACGCGCTCAAGGGCTACGTCGGCCTCGATCCGGCGATGGTCGATGCGCTCGTGCAAGCCGGCGCCGAGTTCGGCCTGCCCGTCCTCGTGGACCTGGGCTCGCGCGGCGATTACGCCGCGGCCGTCGAGTCGGGCGTCGCCGCGCTGGCCCACGCGCCGTCCATTGCGCTGAGCGACGACGAGATCGCAGCCATGGTGGAGCGCGGCACCGCGACCATCACGACGCTGGCCGTGCTCGAGTCGTTCGCCCGCCGACGCCTGCGCGACCTCGTCTTTCTCGATCATCCCCTCGTCACGGCCACCACGCCCCCCTGGTTCCTCGAAGCGTTGCGGGAATACGCCACCAGCCCCCAGTCCGAAGAAGACGTGCAGCGCGCCGCGGCCGTCGAGGAGCGACTCATGGTCGCGATGGCCAACGTGAAACGGTTGCACGACAGTGGGGTGCAGATCGTCGCCGGCACGGACGCGCCTTACCCGGGCGTCTTCCAGGGAGAAGGGATTCACCGGGAGATGGAACTGCTGGTCGAGGCCGGCCTGACACCAGTCAAGGCCATCGCCGCGGCGAGCCATGACGCCGCGAGGCTCATGGGAGCGGAAGATGAATGGGGCGCCATCGCGCCCGGGATGGCGGCGGACCTTGTCGTCGTGCGAGGCAATCCCGCGGCGAACATCGGGGCCACGCGCGACATCGCGGCGGTGATTCAGGCCGGCGTCCTGCTGGACCTGGCGAGCCTGACCTTCGACGCGCTGGACGACCCCGGATTCCGGACGGTGGGATCCGTGGCGGCGAACTGA
- a CDS encoding molybdopterin-dependent oxidoreductase, whose translation MHPHELTPAQQAAAEDPDRLPGLADAEFTALGRRARRVEGLRKSTGREIYTDDIVLPGMLHGKILRSTEAHARIVSIDTAEAEALDGVYGVITGRDLPTPYGIIPWTRDEHALCVDKVRFIGDAVAAVAAVDEDTANAALERIHVEYEPLPVYLSPEESLTPEAAAEPIHAPRKPGANGNILKHVHLEFGDVDARMAEADVTIEGEYFFHGTTHTPIEPHCAISRLNPDGALEVWSSTQVPHYLQRELARVLDYDVAKVRVVQPAVGGAFGGKSEPFDLEFCVALLAMRTGRPVKILYTREELFYSHRGRHPMHMTYRLGASRDGKLRALDARTTLDGGAYASFGLVTTYYSGQLLTSPCHIESYRFDSTRVYTNVAPCGPKRGHGSVQPRFAYEISLDKMAEQLGLDPFELRRRNFMGTGRTVNEFKVRSNGFLECLEAVERASDWKKRHRRLPRGRGLGMAASSYISGTNYPIYPNEMPQAAVQVQVERSGRVAILHGASEIGQGSDSTMAYIACEELGVPLEYVRVFSADTDLTPVDLGAYSSRETVMVGNACVEACRTLRAQVAEAVAEQWGVPVGQVRLARGWAFDAEAPDNSGRRIPISEAFNLAEGKFGLLGAVGSYDTPKDVHGDYRGGTIGSSPAYSFTAHVAEVEVEADTGVVGVTNIWVAHDCGRALNPVLVEGQIEGSAYMGFAEAIFEEQLFREGDVEGGLHTSPSLLDYRIPTSMDCPEFEALIVESVDPEGPYGAKEAGEGPLHPSLPAIANAIYDAVGVRIDALPFTPQRVWRALRAHVAGAAREDVA comes from the coding sequence ATGCACCCGCACGAACTGACGCCCGCACAGCAGGCCGCCGCGGAGGATCCGGATCGGCTCCCCGGGCTCGCCGACGCCGAGTTCACGGCGCTGGGCCGCCGCGCGCGCCGGGTCGAGGGGCTGCGCAAGTCGACCGGCCGCGAGATCTACACGGACGACATCGTCCTGCCGGGGATGCTGCACGGGAAGATCCTCCGCTCCACCGAGGCGCACGCGCGGATCGTCTCCATCGACACGGCCGAAGCCGAGGCCCTCGACGGCGTGTACGGCGTCATTACCGGGCGGGACTTGCCGACGCCGTACGGGATCATCCCCTGGACGCGCGACGAGCACGCGCTCTGCGTCGACAAGGTGCGCTTCATCGGCGACGCGGTGGCCGCGGTGGCGGCGGTCGACGAGGACACGGCGAACGCGGCGCTCGAGCGCATCCACGTCGAGTACGAGCCGCTTCCCGTCTATCTCTCGCCCGAGGAATCGCTGACGCCCGAGGCCGCCGCGGAGCCCATCCACGCGCCGCGCAAGCCGGGGGCGAACGGCAACATCCTCAAGCACGTCCACCTCGAGTTCGGGGACGTGGACGCGCGGATGGCGGAGGCGGACGTCACCATCGAGGGGGAGTACTTCTTCCACGGGACGACGCACACGCCGATCGAGCCCCACTGCGCGATCTCCCGCCTCAACCCGGATGGCGCCCTCGAGGTGTGGTCCTCGACGCAGGTCCCGCACTACCTGCAGCGAGAGCTCGCGCGCGTGCTCGACTACGACGTGGCGAAGGTGCGGGTCGTGCAGCCGGCCGTGGGCGGGGCCTTCGGCGGAAAGTCCGAGCCGTTCGACCTCGAGTTCTGCGTGGCGCTTCTCGCCATGCGGACCGGCCGCCCGGTGAAGATCCTCTACACGCGCGAGGAACTCTTCTACTCACACCGCGGCCGCCACCCCATGCACATGACGTATCGGCTCGGCGCCTCGCGCGACGGGAAGCTCAGGGCGCTCGACGCGCGGACGACGCTGGACGGCGGCGCCTACGCCTCGTTCGGTCTCGTGACGACGTACTACTCGGGACAGCTCCTCACCTCGCCCTGCCACATCGAGTCCTACCGCTTCGACTCGACCCGGGTCTACACGAACGTGGCCCCGTGCGGCCCCAAGCGCGGCCACGGCTCGGTGCAGCCGCGCTTCGCGTACGAGATATCCCTCGACAAGATGGCCGAGCAGCTCGGCCTCGACCCGTTCGAACTCCGCCGTCGCAACTTCATGGGCACGGGTCGGACGGTGAACGAGTTCAAGGTGCGGTCCAACGGCTTCCTCGAGTGCCTCGAGGCGGTGGAACGCGCCAGCGACTGGAAGAAGCGCCACCGGCGGCTGCCGCGGGGTCGCGGTCTCGGGATGGCGGCCTCCTCCTACATCTCCGGCACGAACTACCCGATCTATCCGAACGAGATGCCCCAGGCCGCGGTGCAGGTCCAGGTCGAGCGCTCCGGCCGGGTGGCGATCCTGCACGGCGCCTCGGAGATCGGGCAGGGGTCCGACTCCACCATGGCCTACATCGCGTGCGAGGAACTCGGCGTCCCGCTCGAATACGTGCGCGTCTTCTCCGCCGACACGGACCTCACGCCGGTGGACCTGGGCGCCTACTCCTCGCGCGAGACCGTCATGGTGGGGAACGCCTGCGTCGAGGCCTGCCGCACGCTGCGCGCGCAGGTCGCGGAGGCCGTCGCGGAGCAGTGGGGCGTGCCGGTCGGCCAGGTGCGTCTGGCGCGCGGCTGGGCCTTCGACGCGGAGGCCCCCGACAACAGCGGTCGGCGGATCCCGATCTCGGAGGCGTTCAACCTCGCCGAGGGGAAGTTCGGCCTGCTGGGCGCTGTCGGCTCCTACGACACGCCGAAGGATGTTCACGGCGACTACCGTGGCGGCACGATCGGGTCGTCGCCCGCCTACTCCTTCACCGCGCACGTGGCCGAAGTCGAGGTCGAGGCGGACACGGGGGTCGTGGGGGTGACGAACATCTGGGTGGCGCACGACTGCGGCCGCGCGCTCAACCCGGTGCTCGTCGAAGGCCAGATCGAGGGCTCCGCCTACATGGGCTTCGCGGAGGCGATCTTCGAGGAACAACTCTTCCGCGAGGGGGACGTGGAGGGCGGCCTGCACACGTCGCCGTCGCTCCTCGATTACCGGATCCCCACCTCGATGGACTGCCCGGAGTTCGAGGCGCTCATCGTCGAGTCCGTGGACCCGGAAGGTCCGTACGGCGCCAAGGAGGCGGGGGAGGGGCCGCTGCACCCGTCGCTCCCGGCGATCGCGAACGCGATTTACGACGCGGTGGGCGTCCGCATCGATGCGCTCCCCTTCACGCCGCAGCGCGTGTGGAGGGCGCTGCGCGCGCACGTCGCCGGGGCCGCGCGCGAGGACGTCGCCTGA